From Apium graveolens cultivar Ventura chromosome 9, ASM990537v1, whole genome shotgun sequence, the proteins below share one genomic window:
- the LOC141683699 gene encoding uncharacterized protein LOC141683699 isoform X3 translates to MPQRFLNFHSTSTQPPQENDVNYDHRFQRTGQWLPVYTWLESIKDAEEVVNTKDILDWLSANPDVRDDLQSRHSRGHLMHYIKQCHLKMLKRKEKKKGLPLTDKANTDIVSKVKSAGNTMNNIPTDSDLYVAKRSEALHKYEILVDLEKQLSTLFPKPQLLNK, encoded by the exons ATGCCTCAACGTTTTCTTAACTTTCACTCTACCAGTACCCAACCCCCTCAG GAAAACGATGTTAACTATGACCATAGATTTCAGCGCACTGGTCAATGGTTACCAGTTTATACTTGGTTAGAATCTATAAAAGATGCAGAGGAGGTAGTGAATACGAAAGATATATTGGACTGGCTATCTGCAAACCCAGATGTCAGAGATGATTTACAATCAAGACACTCCCGTGGTCACTTGATGCACTACATTAAACAGTGTCATCTTAAAATGCTGAAGaggaaggagaagaagaag GGATTGCCTCTTACTGATAAAGCAAACACAGACATAGTTTCAAAAG TAAAATCCGCAGGCAATACGATGAATAATATACCTACTGACAGTGATCTGTACGTGGCAAAACGCAGTGAAGCTTTACACAAATACGAGAT TTTGGTTGATTTGGAGAAACAGCTCTCCACCCTTTTCCCTAAGCCACAGCTTTTAAACAAGTGA
- the LOC141683699 gene encoding uncharacterized protein LOC141683699 isoform X2: MPQRFLNFHSTSTQPPQENDVNYDHRFQRTGQWLPVYTWLESIKDAEEVVNTKDILDWLSANPDVRDDLQSRHSRGHLMHYIKQCHLKMLKRKEKKKGLPLTDKANTDIVSKGEERKLALPLPCNTMNNIPTDSDLYVAKRSEALHKYEILVDLEKQLSTLFPKPQLLNK, translated from the exons ATGCCTCAACGTTTTCTTAACTTTCACTCTACCAGTACCCAACCCCCTCAG GAAAACGATGTTAACTATGACCATAGATTTCAGCGCACTGGTCAATGGTTACCAGTTTATACTTGGTTAGAATCTATAAAAGATGCAGAGGAGGTAGTGAATACGAAAGATATATTGGACTGGCTATCTGCAAACCCAGATGTCAGAGATGATTTACAATCAAGACACTCCCGTGGTCACTTGATGCACTACATTAAACAGTGTCATCTTAAAATGCTGAAGaggaaggagaagaagaag GGATTGCCTCTTACTGATAAAGCAAACACAGACATAGTTTCAAAAGGTGAAGAAAGAAAACTGGCACTTCCCCTTCCAT GCAATACGATGAATAATATACCTACTGACAGTGATCTGTACGTGGCAAAACGCAGTGAAGCTTTACACAAATACGAGAT TTTGGTTGATTTGGAGAAACAGCTCTCCACCCTTTTCCCTAAGCCACAGCTTTTAAACAAGTGA
- the LOC141683698 gene encoding uncharacterized protein LOC141683698 has protein sequence MSIDVEKPVELAEIEPEIEGDEEVDDSWSSDSEIGDALDYLDSKDDEDAIDGAFTPQSRRPNAHGGLHSRQNASSLQPLSNRNQKFTNHIRASPLEEWEGRFDVGMSNSVTTAIRGSVRDMAIGKTKTTEKADRATVEQAIDPRTRMVLFKMLNRGVFHDINGCISTGKEANVYHATKSDGQELAIKVYKTSVLVFKDRDRYVKGDYRFRYGYCKHNPRKMVKTWAEKEMRNLMRLKAAGIRCPTPHLLRLHVLVMEFIGKSGWAAPRLKDASLSLDKLREAYMEIIMAMRTLYQKCKLVHGDLSEYNILFYEGHLYIIDVSQSVDLDHPHALDFLREDCIHVSDFFRKHGVAVMMIRELFDFIVDPSITDESVDSYLEKAQQKVLARGDKICAEDQIADSVFAQSYIPKTLDDVMHAEEDVNRITSGQDTGDMLYQTITGLKEALATAQTSLRREDHQQQPGDIILETPTDRDGHMISQEIDSEDETDESEDSVVDSDGEGSMSESEAKRPEDLKAARKENKKKVKEEKREARKTKVPKAVKKKKKKLAKAKKTR, from the exons ATGTCAATAGACGTTGAAAAACCGGTTGAACTTGCAGAAATCGAGCCAGAAATCGAAGGAGACGAAGAGGTGGATGATTCATGGTCATCAGATTCTGAAATTGGAGATGCGTTGGATTATTTGGATTCAAAAGATGATGAAGATGCTATTGATGGAGCTTTTACACCTCAATCGAGGCGTCCTAATGCTCACGGTGGCCTTCATTCTCGTCAGAATGCCTCTTCGCTTCAGCCTCTTTCGAATCGAAACCAGAAATTCACCAATCACATTAGAGCCTCGCCTTTAGAg GAATGGGAGGGGAGGTTTGATGTAGGGATGTCGAATTCTGTTACTACTGCTATTCGTGGAAGTGTGAGAGATATGGCTATTGGAAAGACTAAAACTACGGAGAAAGCTGATCGTGCAACTGTGGAGCAG GCAATTGACCCTAGAACTCGCATGGTTTTGTTTAAAATGTTGAATCGCGGTGTCTTTCACGATATCAATGGTTGTATTTCAACCGGTAAAGAA GCAAATGTTTATCATGCTACAAAATCTGATGGTCAGGAATTGGCAATCAAAGTATACAAAACTTCTGTACTTGTGTTTAA GGACAGAGATAGATATGTAAAAGGTGACTACCGTTTCAGATACGGATACTGCAAGCATAATCCTAGAAAAATGGTCAAGACATGGGCTGAAAAAGAAATGAGGAATCTTATGAG GCTAAAGGCGGCCGGAATTAGGTGCCCAACCCCGCATCTTTTGAGGCTTCATGTTCTTGTTATGGAGTTTATAG GTAAATCTGGCTGGGCTGCACCTCGACTCAAGGATGCTTCCTTATCTCTTGACAAACTACGTGAAGCATATATGGAG ATTATAATGGCAATGCGCACATTATATCAGAAGTGCAAACTGGTGCATGGAGATCTCAGTGAATACAACATTCTTTTTTATGAG GGTCACTTGTATATTATTGACGTGTCACAATCGGTTGATCTTGACCATCCCCATGCCCTTGATTTCCTCCGGGAGGACTGCATTCATGTTTCA GACTTCTTTAGAAAACATGGTGTTGCTGTAATGATGATTCGTGAACTGTTTGATTTCATAGTTGATCCATCCATCACCGACGAGTCTGTGGACAGTTATTTGGAAAAA gcacaacaaaaagtattGGCAAGAGGAGATAAAATTTGTgcagaggatcaaattgcagactCTGTGTTTGCACAG TCATATATTCCTAAAACGCTAGATGATGTGATGCATGCCGAAGAGGATGTCAATAGAATAACTAGTGGCCAGGACACCGGAGATATGTTGTACCAGACAATCACAGGGCTCAAAGAGGCACTTGCCACTGCTCAAACCTCTCTTCGTAGAGAGGACCATCAACAGCAGCCTGGTGACATCATCTTGGAGACACCTACTGATCGAGATGGTCATATGATCTCCCAGGAAATTGATTCAGAGGATGAAACTGATGAAAGTGAAGATAGTGTAGTCGACTCCGATGGAGAAGGGTCAATGTCTGAAAGTGAGGCAAAGAGACCCGAGGATCTGAAAGCAGCTAGAAAAGAGAACAAGAAAAAAGTTAAAGAAGAGAAGAGAGAGGCTAGAAAAACTAAAGTACCGAAAGCTgtgaagaagaaaaagaaaaagctGGCGAAAGCCAAGAAAACTAGGTAG
- the LOC141683699 gene encoding uncharacterized protein LOC141683699 isoform X4, protein MPQRFLNFHSTSTQPPQENDVNYDHRFQRTGQWLPVYTWLESIKDAEEVVNTKDILDWLSANPDVRDDLQSRHSRGHLMHYIKQCHLKMLKRKEKKKGLPLTDKANTDIVSKGNTMNNIPTDSDLYVAKRSEALHKYEILVDLEKQLSTLFPKPQLLNK, encoded by the exons ATGCCTCAACGTTTTCTTAACTTTCACTCTACCAGTACCCAACCCCCTCAG GAAAACGATGTTAACTATGACCATAGATTTCAGCGCACTGGTCAATGGTTACCAGTTTATACTTGGTTAGAATCTATAAAAGATGCAGAGGAGGTAGTGAATACGAAAGATATATTGGACTGGCTATCTGCAAACCCAGATGTCAGAGATGATTTACAATCAAGACACTCCCGTGGTCACTTGATGCACTACATTAAACAGTGTCATCTTAAAATGCTGAAGaggaaggagaagaagaag GGATTGCCTCTTACTGATAAAGCAAACACAGACATAGTTTCAAAAG GCAATACGATGAATAATATACCTACTGACAGTGATCTGTACGTGGCAAAACGCAGTGAAGCTTTACACAAATACGAGAT TTTGGTTGATTTGGAGAAACAGCTCTCCACCCTTTTCCCTAAGCCACAGCTTTTAAACAAGTGA
- the LOC141683699 gene encoding uncharacterized protein LOC141683699 isoform X1 encodes MPQRFLNFHSTSTQPPQENDVNYDHRFQRTGQWLPVYTWLESIKDAEEVVNTKDILDWLSANPDVRDDLQSRHSRGHLMHYIKQCHLKMLKRKEKKKGLPLTDKANTDIVSKGEERKLALPLPLKSAGNTMNNIPTDSDLYVAKRSEALHKYEILVDLEKQLSTLFPKPQLLNK; translated from the exons ATGCCTCAACGTTTTCTTAACTTTCACTCTACCAGTACCCAACCCCCTCAG GAAAACGATGTTAACTATGACCATAGATTTCAGCGCACTGGTCAATGGTTACCAGTTTATACTTGGTTAGAATCTATAAAAGATGCAGAGGAGGTAGTGAATACGAAAGATATATTGGACTGGCTATCTGCAAACCCAGATGTCAGAGATGATTTACAATCAAGACACTCCCGTGGTCACTTGATGCACTACATTAAACAGTGTCATCTTAAAATGCTGAAGaggaaggagaagaagaag GGATTGCCTCTTACTGATAAAGCAAACACAGACATAGTTTCAAAAGGTGAAGAAAGAAAACTGGCACTTCCCCTTCCAT TAAAATCCGCAGGCAATACGATGAATAATATACCTACTGACAGTGATCTGTACGTGGCAAAACGCAGTGAAGCTTTACACAAATACGAGAT TTTGGTTGATTTGGAGAAACAGCTCTCCACCCTTTTCCCTAAGCCACAGCTTTTAAACAAGTGA